A genomic segment from Spinacia oleracea cultivar Varoflay chromosome 3, BTI_SOV_V1, whole genome shotgun sequence encodes:
- the LOC110796596 gene encoding gamma-tubulin complex component 3, with product MEDQKVLDLVKELVNRLISQPQNPNPNPNQPISVNPNSSSVDLNHSHQALRYAIRILSSRMTPSIAVDEAAMAESIKRQLVTQGKSSEALTFADLYSKFSSKTGPGSINNKWAVLYLLRVVSEDRKISRKQPNSTVSRGLPAIFDSQLSDNSRVSRDKERGWSGGVLVVSKDPENIRDIAFRDFANLLKEENEVSEEVLVRDVLYASQGIDGAYVKFDENIDGYALSDSIKVPRATRIMIQKLCELGWLFRKVKGYISESMDRFPAEDVGTVGQAFCAALQDELTEYYKLLAVLEAQAMNPIPLVSESASSGNYLSLRRISVWFAEPMVKMRLMAVLVDVCKVLRGGAMAGSIHMHAQHGDPLVHDFMKRLLRRVCSPLFEMVRSWVLEGELEDIFAEFFVVGQPVKAESLWREGYRLHPGMLPSFISSSLAQRILRTGKSINFLRVCCEDRGWADAATEAAAAAGTTTGRGGLGYGETDALELLVAEAAKRIDKHLLEVIYNRYKFKDHCLAIKRYLLLGQGDFVQYLMDIVGPELSEPANTISTFKLAGLLETAIRSSNAQYDDSDILDRLRVKMMPHNTGDRGWDVFSLEYDARVPLDTVFTESVMSRYLRIFNFLWKLRRVEHALISTWKTMKPNCITSRSFIKLQQAAKVKLLSTLRKCQVLWDEMNHFVSNLQYYIMFEVLEVSWSNFSNEMEASKDLDDLLAAHEKYLHSIVEKSLLGERSQSLYETLFVLFDLILRFRSLADRLYEGIYEVQARSTDDKKKPSRQLSGKSAEPGSWATEGRKALTQHASKFLSTMSQELDDIGKKYSSLLTGFISELPVQQHIDLKFLLFRLDFTEFYSQSRPNI from the exons ATGGAAGATCAGAAGGTCTTAGATCTAGTCAAAGAGCTAGTTAATCGCTTAATCTCACAACCCCAGAACCCTAATCCTAACCCTAATCAACCCATTTCCGTAAACCCTAATTCCTCTTCCGTCGACCTTAATCACTCCCATCAAGCTCTTCGTTATGCAATTCGCATCTTATCTAGTCGAATGACGCCTTCAATTGCTGTCGACGAAGCTGCAATGGCGGAATCAATCAAGCGCCAGCTCGTCACTCAAGGTAAATCCTCCGAAGCCCTCACTTTTGCCGATCTTTATTCGAAATTTTCCTCGAAAACTGGTCCTGGGAGTATAAATAACAAATGGGCGGTTTTGTATTTACTTAGAGTTGTATCAGAAGACCGTAAAATTTCTAGAAAACAACCGAATTCCACAGTTTCTAGGGGTTTGCCGGCGATTTTTGATTCCCAATTGAGTGATAATTCGAGGGTTTCTCGTGATAAGGAAAGGGGTTGGAGTGGTGGGGTTTTAGTGGTGTCAAAAGATCCTGAGAATATTCGTGATATCGCGTTTCGAGACTTTGCTAACCTGTTGAAGGAAGAGAATGAAGTTTCTGAGGAGGTTTTGGTTAGGGATGTGTTGTATGCTAGTCAAGGAATTGATGGAGCTTATGTAAAGTTTGATGAAAACATAGATGGATATGCTTTGTCTGATTCAATTAAGGTACCTAGAGCTACTAGGATTATGATCCAGAAGCTATGTGAGTTAGGTTGGTTGTTTAGGAAAGTTAAGGGGTACATATCGGAGAGCATGGACCGTTTTCCAGCTGAAGATGTTGGAACTGTTGGGCAAGCTTTCTGTGCTGCGTTGCAGGATGAGCTGACTGAGTATTATAAGCTTTTGGCGGTGCTTGAAGCACAGGCGATGAATCCTATTCCGCTAGTATCTGAAAGTGCCAGTTCAGGGAATTATCTCTCTTTAAGAAGAATTTCAGTTTGGTTTGCGGAGCCTATGGTGAAGATGCGGCTTATGGCTGTTTTGGTTGATGTTTGTAAAGTTTTGAGAGGTGGGGCTATGGCAGGGTCTATTCATATGCATGCCCAACATGGGGACCCTCTTGTGCACGATTTTATGAAACGTTTGCTGCGTCGGGTTTGCTCTCCCCTGTTTGAAATGGTTAGAAGTTGGGTCTTGGAAGGAGAGCTTGAAGATATATTTGCTGAGTTTTTCGTTGTTGGGCAGCCTGTCAAGGCTGAATCCCTTTGGAGGGAGGGTTATCGGCTCCATCCTGGGATGCTTCCTTCTTTCATCTCCTCATCTCTCGCACAGCGCATTTTAAGGACAGGGAAGTCAATTAATTTCCTTAGGGTATGTTGTGAGGACAGAGGCTGGGCTGATGCTGCGACTGAGGCTGCAGCTGCTGCTGGAACAACAACTGGGAGAGGTGGTCTTGGGTATGGAGAAACTGATGCTCTTGAACTATTGGTTGCTGAAGCGGCTAAGAGAATTGATAAGCATCTATTGGAAGTTATTTACAATCGCTACAAGTTTAAAGATCATTGTTTGGCAATCAAACGGTATTTGTTGCTTGGACAGGGTGACTTTGTGCAGTATCTGATGGACATAGTTGGGCCAGAACTCTCTGAGCCTGCCAACACTATTAGCACATTTAAGCTGGCGGGTCTGTTGGAAACCGCTATCAGGTCATCAAATGCACAGTATGATGATAGTGATATATTGGATAGACTGAGAGTCAAGATGATGCCACATAATACCGGAGATAGGGGATGGGATGTGTTCTCGCTTGAATATGATGCCAGAGTTCCACTAGATACGGTTTTCACAGAATCTGTTATGTCAAGGTATCTAAGAATTTTCAACTTTTTGTGGAAGCTTAGACGAGTTGAGCATGCGCTGATAAGTACATGGAAAACAATGAAGCCAAATTGTATCACTTCTCGCTCCTTTATCAAATTGCAACAAGCAGCTAAGGTGAAGTTGCTTTCAACTTTGCGGAAGTGCCAAGTTCTTTGGGATGAGATGAATCATTTTGTCTCAAATTTGCAGTACTACATTATGTTTGAAGTTTTGGAGGTATCATGGTCTAATTTCTCTAATGAAATGGAAGCCTCAAAAGATCTTGATGACCTACTTGCTGCCCATGAAAAGTATCTCCATTCTATAGTTGAGAAGTCTCTTCTTGGAGAGAGATCGCAAAGTTTATACGAGACACTATTTGTTTTGTTTGACCTGATACTGCGGTTCCGGAGTCTAGCAGACAGATTATATGAAGGCATATATGAAGTGCAAGCAAG GTCTACTGATGATAAGAAAAAACCATCCAGGCAATTAAGTGGCAAATCTGCAGAACCTGGATCGTGGGCCACTGAGGGCAGGAAGGCCTTAACCCAACATGCCTCCAAATTTCTCAGCACTATGAGTCAGGAACTGGATGATATTGGAAAGAAGTATTCATCACTTCTTACAGGATTCATCTCTGAGCTGCCAGTACAGCAACACATTGACCTGAAATTTCTCCTTTTCCGGCTTGATTTCACTGAATTCTATAGCCAGTCACGACCAAACATATAA